The following coding sequences lie in one Thermosulfuriphilus ammonigenes genomic window:
- a CDS encoding HAMP domain-containing histidine kinase has translation MVSRSSPQVSPSERAGVLFSRLISRIRFTGASGRLLKSVLKEAEIVNLELETLLRYTQLSFKTEAKSPIPLSEVLKGVLDILGDLARRGGHYIICSLREDILVDADRQALESALVALLLSAMEAVPGAHMRICLERRDSQALVFISTYTGCFVCSKEGGGIRPPLFRPAGQPFPGLLSYAAHLIKAHRGFLSTVRGPQGDVSFLVILPQGGPLSPKEAVNSLTKASETNRRKR, from the coding sequence ATGGTTTCAAGATCCTCTCCGCAGGTTTCCCCGTCTGAGAGGGCTGGAGTCCTCTTTTCTCGACTGATTTCCCGGATAAGATTTACCGGTGCCAGCGGCAGACTTCTTAAATCCGTCCTTAAAGAGGCCGAGATAGTCAATCTGGAGCTAGAGACCCTTCTTCGCTACACCCAACTCTCCTTTAAAACTGAGGCCAAAAGCCCCATTCCTTTGAGTGAGGTCTTAAAGGGAGTCCTAGACATCTTGGGGGACTTGGCCCGTCGGGGAGGACACTACATCATTTGTTCTCTAAGAGAGGATATACTTGTTGATGCCGACAGACAGGCCTTAGAATCAGCCCTGGTGGCCCTTTTGCTTTCGGCCATGGAGGCTGTTCCCGGAGCCCACATGAGAATCTGTCTTGAACGGAGAGATTCTCAGGCCCTTGTCTTCATTAGTACCTATACCGGCTGTTTCGTCTGCTCTAAAGAGGGAGGAGGAATAAGGCCACCCCTTTTCCGTCCTGCTGGACAGCCATTTCCAGGTCTTCTGAGCTATGCTGCCCATCTAATAAAAGCCCATCGTGGTTTTCTCTCGACAGTCCGCGGGCCCCAGGGTGATGTTTCCTTTTTGGTGATCCTCCCCCAGGGGGGACCTTTATCTCCTAAAGAAGCCGTAAATAGCCTTACTAAAGCCTCAGAGACTAATCGTAGAAAAAGATAG
- a CDS encoding acetolactate synthase, giving the protein MSELRKRYAIKQLSIFLENRKGRLLEVTEVLFKAAVNIRALSLAESAEFGILRLVVNNPEKAKNLLASSGFTVKQQDVFAVEVDDKPGSFYQVVKLLAGADINIDYTYAFVGNSDRAILIFKVPEAKFDAALEAISQGGIKLVEPIFFYD; this is encoded by the coding sequence ATGTCTGAACTTCGTAAGCGTTATGCCATTAAGCAACTTTCCATCTTTCTGGAGAACCGCAAAGGCCGGCTTCTTGAAGTCACTGAGGTGCTTTTTAAGGCCGCCGTCAACATTCGGGCCCTTTCTTTGGCCGAAAGTGCCGAGTTTGGCATCCTTCGCCTGGTAGTCAACAACCCCGAAAAGGCCAAGAATCTGCTGGCCTCCTCGGGCTTTACCGTCAAACAACAGGACGTCTTTGCCGTAGAGGTAGACGACAAACCAGGATCGTTCTATCAAGTGGTCAAGCTTCTGGCCGGAGCAGATATCAACATTGATTACACTTATGCCTTTGTGGGTAATTCTGACCGGGCCATTCTCATCTTCAAGGTGCCGGAGGCCAAGTTTGATGCCGCTCTGGAGGCTATCTCCCAAGGGGGCATCAAGTTGGTAGAACCTATCTTTTTCTACGATTAG